TCTGGGCAATACGGGGACGCTCGGTAACGGTAAAGGTAATGACCCGTCCCTCGGTTGAATCTTCCACGGAGGCGGCCACATCACTGAAAAAACCCATTCCGTAAATGGACCTGATGTCTTCCGAAAGAAGGCGCTGCGAAAAGAGTGTCCCCTTCACGCTCTGTATGACATTGAGGATGGCTCCCTCCTCAATTCGCCGGTTTCCCTCGAAGCGAACCTCCGCCACCCGTTGGGCGGCAAAAAGGCGAAACAGCACCTCCTCGACCAGATTCCGTGATATGGAGCCGACGCTTTCCAGCCCCCGGCCCTGGAAGTAGAGGTCGCGAATGGTCGACTCCCGTTCCACGTCAACCACCTGGACATCGGTGCTGATCAGGTTCCCCAGCCGGGTCAGGCTTCCCATGATCACATAATCGACCTCCAGGTCCTTCCCCACGGAGAGCGCGAGGGCTTCCGTAACGGTGCGACCACCTATACGGTCAGTGACCGCTTCCTCTTCCGCCACTCTCACATAGGGTTGTCTTAAAAGCTCCGTCGTGATGTCGTCGGAAAGGCGCTCCTTGAGATAGGACGCGTCGGTATCGCTGTATATGTGGAATGGAAATACCGCTATTTTTTTTGTTTCTTCCGCACCGGCAACGGAAAAACAGAGAAACGCCGACAGGAGAAGGAATACCACCAGGGATTTGAGGTGATTACAGGACATGCAATGTACCATCCTTCAGAGTTACGGTGCGCGACATGCGACCGGCCATGGAAGTATTGTGGGTCACGACGACCAGCGTGGTTCCCCGCTCCCGATTCAATTGAAGCAGTAACTCGATGATCTTCCGCCCCGTTGCCGCGTCCAGGTTGCCCGTGGGCTCATCGGCAAGAAGTATGGCGGGCTCCATGATCATCGCGCGCGCCACGGCCACTCGCTGTTGTTCCCCCCCTGACAGTTCTCCCGGTTTGTGCGATAACCTATCACCAAGTCCCACCTCAGTCAAGGCAATCTCCGCTTTGAGCAGAGCTTCCCCGCGGGGCATACCGGCGATGCAGGCGGGCATCATGGCGTTCTCGGCGGCGGTAAATTCGGGAAGCAGGTGATGGAATTGAAAGACGAAGCCTATCCTGCGGTTTCTGAACCGTGCCCGTGTCCGTTCGTCCCCGGCAAAAGCGTCGATACCGTCGTAGAAGACCGAACCGCTCGAGGGATGATCAAGGAGGCCGAGTATCTGCAGGAGAGTGGTTTTTCCCGACCCCGACACGCCCAGGACGGCCAGGGTTTCGCCGGAGGCGATGTCAAGATCGATGCCTCTGAGAACCTTGACGGTCATGCTGTCCTTGACGAATGTCCTGGTTATTGCTTTCATCGATACCATTACCACGGGCTCCTATTCGTACCGAAGGGCTTCCGCCGGATCGAGCCGGGACGCGGTCCACGCGGGATATAGGGATGCCGCGAAGCACAGCACCAGGGTAATCAGAACGATGAGGGCCACATCGGGATAATTCACCTGTGAGGGAAGCGTAGGGAAGTAATAGACGTCCTTGGGGAGAACGGTAATGCCGAACACCCTCTCGACAAAGGCCGCGACGGATTCGATGTTCCGGGCGATCAGGACTCCGGCGACACATCCCAGGAACGTACCCACGGAGCCGATGATGAGGCCCTGTATCATGAATATTTTCATGATACTGCCCCTGGTGGCTCCCATGGATTTCAGGATCGCGATGTCACCGGTCTTTTCCATGACCGACATGATAAGTGTAATAATGATGTTAAAGGCGGCCACCAGCACGATAAGGCTCAAAATGATGAACATGACGGTCCGTTCCAGCTTGAGCGCCGAAAAAAGATTCCTGTTCATCTCCATCCAGGTCCGCGCCCGGTAGGGATAGCCGAGCCGCTCTTCGATCTTGCCGGCCACTTCCCCGGCGCGGTATATGGAGTCTATTTTGATTTCCACTCCGGTTACAGCGTCTCCCGTGTTGAGAAACCGCTTGCTGTCTGAAAGGGACAGAAAGGTCAGCGTCGAGTCATATTCATAGAATCCGGACTCGAAGATGCCCGCCACGGTGAACTTCTGGATGCGGGGCATGGTGCCCATGGGCGTGGGAATCCCCATGGGAAGGAGCACCTCGACCTCGTCTCCGTACCGGGCTCCCAGGATGCCTGCAAGCTCCCTGCCGATGACGACGGGAGGAAGATCACCACCCTCGATGGCGGTCGCGTCATCGGCAAGGGCGGACATGTCGCCCGCCGTCATCGATCCAACGGTAATTACCGAAAGAGCGCTCTCCGGCGCGATACCCCGAAGCACTGTACCGGTAACGCGGTTTCCCTTCTTCACCATGGCCTGTCCGTACACGAAGGGTGTTGACGCCACGACCCGGTCCAGGTGCTTCACCTCGTCCATCACCTGCCGGTACTCCTCCATGGAACCGTCAAGACGCATGAGAAGAATGTGCGAGTTGATACCCAGTATCTTGTTGCGAAGCTCGGTCTCAAAACCGCTCATGACGGACAGGACAATGATCAGCGCCGCCACTCCGAGAAAGATGCCCAGGGTGGAAATGAGCGTGTTGACGGAGATGATGGTCTGCTTGCGTTTTGCCCTGAGATACCTGATGCTGAC
This genomic interval from Syntrophales bacterium contains the following:
- a CDS encoding ABC transporter ATP-binding protein, which produces MVSMKAITRTFVKDSMTVKVLRGIDLDIASGETLAVLGVSGSGKTTLLQILGLLDHPSSGSVFYDGIDAFAGDERTRARFRNRRIGFVFQFHHLLPEFTAAENAMMPACIAGMPRGEALLKAEIALTEVGLGDRLSHKPGELSGGEQQRVAVARAMIMEPAILLADEPTGNLDAATGRKIIELLLQLNRERGTTLVVVTHNTSMAGRMSRTVTLKDGTLHVL
- a CDS encoding lipoprotein-releasing ABC transporter permease subunit yields the protein MGYELFVSIRYLRAKRKQTIISVNTLISTLGIFLGVAALIIVLSVMSGFETELRNKILGINSHILLMRLDGSMEEYRQVMDEVKHLDRVVASTPFVYGQAMVKKGNRVTGTVLRGIAPESALSVITVGSMTAGDMSALADDATAIEGGDLPPVVIGRELAGILGARYGDEVEVLLPMGIPTPMGTMPRIQKFTVAGIFESGFYEYDSTLTFLSLSDSKRFLNTGDAVTGVEIKIDSIYRAGEVAGKIEERLGYPYRARTWMEMNRNLFSALKLERTVMFIILSLIVLVAAFNIIITLIMSVMEKTGDIAILKSMGATRGSIMKIFMIQGLIIGSVGTFLGCVAGVLIARNIESVAAFVERVFGITVLPKDVYYFPTLPSQVNYPDVALIVLITLVLCFAASLYPAWTASRLDPAEALRYE